The Panthera tigris isolate Pti1 chromosome F3, P.tigris_Pti1_mat1.1, whole genome shotgun sequence genome includes a window with the following:
- the LOC102963290 gene encoding olfactory receptor 10J1-like: MERGNHTLITEFVFQGFSSFREHQLGLFVVFLALYVVTLAGNAVIVTIIRTDPHLHTPMYFFLSMLSSSETVYTLVILPRMLSSLVGTNRSISRAGCATQMFFFITFGITNCFLLTAMGYDRYVAICNPLRYTLIMNKRVCVQLVGGACGIGLIVATTQVTSVFRLPFCATKVAHFFCDIRPVMKLSCVDTSVNETLTVIVSVLVILVPMGLVFISYVLIVSTVLKIPSARGRKKAFATCASHLTVVVVHYGCASVAYLKPKSENARDQDQLISVTYTVITPLLNPVVYALRNKEVKDALLRAAGRKLS, translated from the coding sequence ATGGAGAGAGGGAACCACACTCTCATAACTGAGTTCGTCTTCCAAGGTTTCTCCAGCTTCCGAGAGCACCAGCTCGGCCTGTTTGTCGTGTTCCTTGCACTGTACGTCGTGACCCTGGCCGGCAACGCGGTCATTGTGACCATCATCCGAACGGACCCTCACCTGCAcacgcccatgtacttcttcctgagCATGCTGTCCTCCTCAGAGACCGTATATACGCTGGTCATTCTCCCAAGGATGCTCTCCAGTCTTGTAGGTACGAACCGGTCCATCTCACGGGCAGGCTGTGCCACCCAGATGTTCTTTTTCATAACCTTTGGCATCACTAACTGCTTCCTGCTCACGGCGATGGGGTACGACCGCTACGTGGCCATCTGCAACCCCTTGAGGTACACGCTCATCATGAACAAGAGGGTGTGTGTGCAGTTGGTGGGGGGCGCCTGCGGCATTGGGCTGATCGTAGCGACGACGCAAGTGACATCTGTGTTCAGGTTGCCTTTCTGTGCTACGAAGGTGGCCCACTTCTTCTGTGACATCCGACCTGTAATGAAGCTCTCCTGCGTCGACACCTCGGTCAACGAGACCCTGACCGTGATCGTCAGCGTGCTGGTGATCCTGGTCCCCATGGGCCTGGTCTTCATCTCCTACGTCCTCATCGTCTCCACCGTCCTCAAGATCCCCTCCGCCCGGGGCCGGAAGAAGGCCTTTGCCACCTGCGCCTCTCACCTCACGGTGGTCGTCGTCCACTACGGCTGCGCCTCCGTCGCCTACCTCAAGCCCAAGTCGGAGAACGCCAGGGATCAGGACCAGCTGATCTCGGTGACCTACACCGTCATCACCCCCCTGCTGAACCCGGTGGTGTACGCCCTGAGGAACAAGGAGGTCAAGGATGCTCTGCTCCGGGCCGCTGGCAGGAAGCTTTCCTGA